A genomic window from Sphingobacterium sp. BN32 includes:
- a CDS encoding glycosyltransferase family 4 protein, which yields MKLLKPEILFVSHKYPPATGGMEKQSYELIHGVAKHTKVHLLVYRKDEQRLLSFFIGLNRKILQMLRDNPDIEVIHFNDGLIASMALFHKGYEHIKKVVTLHGLDVVFPLRYFQQKIIPKFNKYDLVITVSHATAKEAVYRGISATKIKVIANGVDHQIAEQPEVTLEQLTVKYPILQSKPKYFITLGRPVKRKGFSWLLDHVVRELPNNFQLIMLGPFNKKPKWTEKMLRLLPKKIYHIITLFLGYPSDEKQIRQLLKNPQIAAKVVHFGKVPFPDLKALLANSTAFLMPNIHVPGDMEGFGLVCLEASLSGTLVVASSTEGIIDAIKDKKNGILLPSSDKEAWKRMINELLEECSSFNEKKISYQNYSRAHYSWDKMAGEYWDVFQELLNQDEESRSDVRQLKLNKA from the coding sequence ATGAAACTGCTCAAACCTGAAATCCTGTTCGTCAGTCATAAATACCCGCCAGCAACCGGCGGCATGGAAAAGCAAAGTTATGAGCTTATTCATGGAGTCGCTAAGCACACTAAAGTGCATCTGTTAGTTTACCGAAAGGACGAGCAGCGACTCTTGTCATTCTTTATAGGGCTAAATAGGAAAATTCTACAAATGCTAAGGGATAACCCGGATATTGAAGTTATCCATTTTAATGACGGATTAATAGCCTCCATGGCCCTCTTTCATAAAGGATATGAGCATATAAAAAAAGTCGTCACGCTTCATGGCTTGGATGTCGTTTTTCCTCTTCGATATTTTCAACAGAAGATTATCCCCAAGTTTAATAAGTATGATTTAGTCATTACTGTAAGTCATGCAACGGCGAAAGAAGCTGTATATCGGGGTATTTCAGCGACTAAAATAAAAGTCATTGCGAACGGAGTCGATCATCAGATTGCAGAGCAACCTGAGGTGACATTGGAACAGCTGACAGTAAAGTATCCCATTCTTCAATCTAAACCCAAATATTTCATCACTTTGGGTCGGCCAGTGAAAAGGAAGGGCTTTTCATGGTTACTCGATCATGTCGTCCGCGAATTACCCAACAACTTCCAACTAATAATGCTCGGCCCTTTTAATAAGAAACCGAAATGGACAGAGAAGATGCTTAGGCTTCTACCAAAGAAAATTTATCACATCATTACCTTATTTCTGGGATATCCCTCTGACGAAAAACAAATAAGACAATTATTGAAGAATCCTCAAATAGCAGCGAAGGTTGTTCATTTTGGGAAAGTCCCATTTCCAGATCTGAAAGCCTTGCTTGCAAATAGTACTGCCTTTCTCATGCCGAATATTCATGTTCCAGGAGATATGGAGGGATTCGGCTTAGTCTGTTTGGAAGCGTCCCTGTCCGGCACGCTCGTCGTAGCTTCTTCAACTGAAGGAATTATCGACGCCATTAAAGACAAGAAAAATGGCATCCTCCTGCCCTCCTCAGATAAAGAAGCCTGGAAAAGGATGATCAACGAATTACTTGAAGAATGCTCTTCTTTTAATGAAAAAAAAATTAGTTACCAGAATTATTCAAGAGCACATTATAGCTGGGATAAGATGGCAGGCGAGTATTGGGATGTCTTTCAGGAACTACTGAATCAAGATGAAGAATCCCGATCTGATGTAAGACAATTGAAGCTTAACAAGGCTTAA